A part of Silurus meridionalis isolate SWU-2019-XX chromosome 18, ASM1480568v1, whole genome shotgun sequence genomic DNA contains:
- the si:ch211-202p1.5 gene encoding endothelin-2, whose translation MALLLLLLLLLLLLLLLLLSFIIVHEVSVKEKRMSWMFLNSFVVELGDYYIYQAFHFFHPPAFVASLHAPHERRGSPTQLDHEPQHREKRCSCENLKDRECVYFCHIGIVWVNTPSHVIPYGVGFLPMRLRRHVERCFCTTNKDRECTTFCSNRADYPTLRSSPRTFPTQYKTRVKLRRRRS comes from the exons atggctcttttattattattattattattattattattattgttgttgttgttgtt GTCTTTCATTATCGTCCACGAAG TGTCCGTAAAAGAAAAACGGATGTCCTGGATGTTCTTGAACAGTTTTGTAGTAGAACTAGGAGACTATTATATCTATCAAGCCTTCCATTTCTTCCATCCTCCAGCTTTTGTCGCTTCCCTACATGCACCTCACGAACGAAGAGGTTCACCCACGCAGCTCGACCACGAGCCTCAACACCGTGAGAAACGCTGCTCCTGTGAGAACCTGAAggacagagagtgtgtgtacttcTGTCACATTGGAATCGTTTGGGTGAACACACCCAG TCATGTGATTCCATATGGTGTCGGTTTCCTCCCAATGCGCCTCAGAAGACACGTGGAACGTTGTTTTTGCACAACCAACAAAGACAGAGAGTGCACCACCTTCTGTTCAAACAG AGCTGATTATCCGACCCTGAGGTCCTCTCCAAGGACGTTCCCCACACAATATAAAACCCGAGTGAAGCTGAGAAGACGCCGTTCTTGA